Proteins co-encoded in one Tachysurus fulvidraco isolate hzauxx_2018 chromosome 17, HZAU_PFXX_2.0, whole genome shotgun sequence genomic window:
- the ccdc113 gene encoding coiled-coil domain-containing protein 113 isoform X2, translated as MAESKEDGTKSALNQVEELRCANAFLQTENEMFECFLSRLDSLSLGSPLASQMEKEAGCGELSETSETSQEPSNLLKLEQKCYIAERELEEARKELEPFDTTSLSTNVNYYKAAIGNSDRRLAQIKRERHEFEEFVAKIRQITPVQAQRAQKIIGYIERQIKAKEVLTERMHRRNKFLQIQNWKQQIMVQKKEQMQEKLSRIDLEHLVQKNTQSREFLQKFQEQLLHHRMLVRKSQQVLNLYKERLKKEAMESESLSRKIASREEKLSKIREQQQKVEKTHFSVCPVRRSELRPRI; from the exons ATGGCGGAGAGCAAAGAAGACGGTACAAAGTCAGCTTTAAATCAAGTGGAAGAATTAAG ATGCGCAAATGCCTTTCTCCAGACAGAGAACGAGATGTTCGAGTGTTTCCTCAGTCGGCTGGACTCGCTCAGCTTGGGCTCACCACTTGCATCCCAGATGGAGAAGGAAGCG GGGTGTGGAGAGCTATCTGAAACCAGCGAAACATCTCAGGAGCCGTCGAATCTCCTGAAACTGGAACAGAAGTGTTACATCGCAGAGAGAGAGCTGGAAGAGGCGAGGAAAGAGCTGGAGCCGTTCGACACCACCAGTTTATCAACAAATGTCAATTATTATAAG GCTGCTATAGGAAACTCGGACAGGCGTCTGGCCCAGATTAAGAGGGAGAGGCATGAGTTTGAAGAGTTTGTTGCTAAAATTCGACAGATCACACCGGTTCAGGCACAAAGGGCACAAAAGATCATCGGGTACATCGAGCGGCAAATAAAAGCCAAG GAAGTGCTGACGGAACGGATGCACAGGAGAAACAAGTTTTTGCAGATACAAAACTGGAAGCAGCAAATCATGGTGCAGAAGAAGGAACAGATGCAAGAGAAGCTGTCCAGGATCGATTTGGAGCACCTGGTGCAAAAGAACACCCAGTCCCGCGAGTTTCTGCAGAAGTTCCAGGAGCAACTGCTGCATCACAGAATGCTGGTTCGAAAGAGCCAACAAGTATTGAACCTTTACAAG GAGCGTCTCAAGAAGGAAGCGATGGAATCAGAGTCGCTGAGCAGAAAAATCGCTTCACGTGAGGAAAAGCTGTCAAAGATCCGAGAGCAACAGCAAAAGGTCGAGAAG acacatttctctgtgtgtccTGTACGCAGGAGCGAGCTCAGGCCGAGGATCTGA
- the ccdc113 gene encoding coiled-coil domain-containing protein 113 isoform X1, translating to MAESKEDGTKSALNQVEELRCANAFLQTENEMFECFLSRLDSLSLGSPLASQMEKEAGCGELSETSETSQEPSNLLKLEQKCYIAERELEEARKELEPFDTTSLSTNVNYYKAAIGNSDRRLAQIKRERHEFEEFVAKIRQITPVQAQRAQKIIGYIERQIKAKEVLTERMHRRNKFLQIQNWKQQIMVQKKEQMQEKLSRIDLEHLVQKNTQSREFLQKFQEQLLHHRMLVRKSQQVLNLYKERLKKEAMESESLSRKIASREEKLSKIREQQQKVEKERAQAEDLNKKLKEQSANFRVPDVMEYVESKATNDRHRQTIKSMERKVRIAKMTSKTKSPGDLAGCSKSEEELIPDQQSHQPFD from the exons ATGGCGGAGAGCAAAGAAGACGGTACAAAGTCAGCTTTAAATCAAGTGGAAGAATTAAG ATGCGCAAATGCCTTTCTCCAGACAGAGAACGAGATGTTCGAGTGTTTCCTCAGTCGGCTGGACTCGCTCAGCTTGGGCTCACCACTTGCATCCCAGATGGAGAAGGAAGCG GGGTGTGGAGAGCTATCTGAAACCAGCGAAACATCTCAGGAGCCGTCGAATCTCCTGAAACTGGAACAGAAGTGTTACATCGCAGAGAGAGAGCTGGAAGAGGCGAGGAAAGAGCTGGAGCCGTTCGACACCACCAGTTTATCAACAAATGTCAATTATTATAAG GCTGCTATAGGAAACTCGGACAGGCGTCTGGCCCAGATTAAGAGGGAGAGGCATGAGTTTGAAGAGTTTGTTGCTAAAATTCGACAGATCACACCGGTTCAGGCACAAAGGGCACAAAAGATCATCGGGTACATCGAGCGGCAAATAAAAGCCAAG GAAGTGCTGACGGAACGGATGCACAGGAGAAACAAGTTTTTGCAGATACAAAACTGGAAGCAGCAAATCATGGTGCAGAAGAAGGAACAGATGCAAGAGAAGCTGTCCAGGATCGATTTGGAGCACCTGGTGCAAAAGAACACCCAGTCCCGCGAGTTTCTGCAGAAGTTCCAGGAGCAACTGCTGCATCACAGAATGCTGGTTCGAAAGAGCCAACAAGTATTGAACCTTTACAAG GAGCGTCTCAAGAAGGAAGCGATGGAATCAGAGTCGCTGAGCAGAAAAATCGCTTCACGTGAGGAAAAGCTGTCAAAGATCCGAGAGCAACAGCAAAAGGTCGAGAAG GAGCGAGCTCAGGCCGAGGATCTGAATAAGAAGCTGAAAGAGCAGTCGGCTAATTTCCGCGTCCCAGATGTCATGGAATACGTCGAGTCCAAGGCCACGAATGATCGACACAGGCAGACCATCAAGTCCATGGAGCGTAAAGTGAGGATTGCTAAG ATGACATCGAAGACTAAGAGTCCAGGAGACTTGGCAGGCTGCAGTAAGAGCGAGGAAGAGCTAATCCCTGATCAACAATCCCATCAACCTTTCGACTGA